GTTCTTCCCATAAAGCAGAAACCCGAGCTGTTCCACACTATGGACGAATGGAACCGCACTCATCACACGAAGTCTGGCCTTTGGCAAAAAGTAGTAGACTCAGAAATTACCTTAGAACAGGCTGAAAACGAAACCCTAGCATTTATTGAATCTTATACCGAGCCGAAAACCAGCCCTTTATGTGGCAATTCAATTGCACAGGATCGCCTCTTCATTATGAAGTACATGCCTTTGATTAACAACCACCTCCACTATCGCATGATTGATGTCAGCACCATTAAAGAACTTGCAAAGCGCTGGTATCCAGATGCTCCGAAATCCCCGGAAAAACAGAATAAACACCGAGCTTTGGATGACATCCGAGAAAGTATCGAGGAGCTTCGCTTCTATCGCCAATGCTTGTTTGTCGAAAAAACAGGCCCGAATTGAGAAGATTATTTTTCCTTTCGGAACTCAGTTTTTTAGTGCTAGAATTTTTCTTAGGACCCTCTCTTGGCTGGACGAACCAGCATGTAAGGTCCAATAGGCTAGATGCCTAGGAAAGGAGGTGGTGCTGTAGTGTGTAACAATTGCACTAGTAGCATGGAGGTGATGGCTTCTTAGCCATTGTCTCCGGGTCTACGCAGCCGGCCCTACTTCCTAAAGGGTAGGCCGGTCCCCTTTAGAGCTGACCAGCTTTTAGACAGGCCTTTTCTGTATTTCATCGTAAATTCAGCATCATAAGCATGGACACTATTTTGCAATGTACTCTTTAGAGTTTCCCTCACTCTTCGGAGATACTTGTGAATCGTCTTCTTGCATTTACATTGCTGATTTTGCCTATTGCCTCAGCCTTGAGCCAAACACGGGTAACAATCAAGCAATCGACTGTTTCCGAACTCACCGGAAAGCAGTCAAAATCAGTGCAAGGACGAAATATCGATGTTTTCACAGCGAAAATTCCAGGAAATGAACGAACACCTTATCGCTTCTTCCTTCAGGCGGGTCTACACGGTAATGAGAGCCTCACAACGGATTTCGTCCATTGGCTAATAGGTAGGTTACGGTCTGGAGTCAGCCCTCTCTCAAAGCTCCCTGCAGGATCAGAAATCGACCTCATTCCTGAGGCAAACCCTGACTCAAGCAAGCGTTATAGAAACAATGCAAATAATGTGAATCTAAACCGAAACTTCAGCATTCTCTGGGGGGTTTCAAAAGAGCCTATGGGCGACAAGCCTTTCAGTGAACCCGAAACGCAAGCTATAAAGAGATTGTTTGGCAAACGAAAGTATATTTCTGCCATTGATATTCATGGTTATCTGAACTGGGTCATCCTTCCCTCAGACATAGGCAAATCAGTCAAACAAAGCCCCTTGAACTACGACCGTTGGAGTTCAGCTGCCGAAACGCACTCTGAGGAGCTGCCTGGCTACTTCTTAAAAAAAGCAGGTGAGCTAGGAGATGGTGGTGCCTTTGAGGATTGGGCCTATTGGGATCAAAACGTTTATGCTTTATGCCTTGAGATGCGCTACCCTTTTCGTCACTTCAGATACCGCCATCATCAGAACTTTGACTCTTTTGCCAGCTACGAAACATATATCTTCAAGATGTTTGAAACTTCGATCAAGCTGCAGCCCAACCCGCTGCAATATGCTTTCGATGTTATTCCTTCGGATCCATGGTCAAACGTCTCGCCCACAGAGATACCTGCGCACTGATGATGCCTACTTTAAACCAAGTTTACGCTTAAAAAAGTTTGGTAAGGCAAAACAGGCCAACATAAGAGCTTCATTAAGGTATTGAAAATCTTCGGTAGGAAGCTTATTGAAGCGCTCACAGCTATAATTCTCAGGATTAATTTCATATTGTGCGGCCATCGTCCAGGACCAAAGCCCACGTGGATATGTTGGAACACAGCCGACATAAGGCTTCGTATGAGCGAAGCCAGCTGACAAGTTGTTTTGGATTCGTTGATGAATATTCTCTTCATACCATGGAGATTCAGATTGGCAAACCATGAGACCATCTGACTTTAGGGCTCGGGCAACGGACTTATAGAAATCTTTTGTAAATAAACCCTCTCCAGGCCCAATAGGATCGGTAGAGTCTATGATTACCAGATCAAGAGAATCCGGTTGATGATCTTTAAGGTAAGCAATCCCATCGGCAATTTTAACCGAAACTCTCGGATCGCTTAGACACGCTGCTGTTTGAGGAAAATATTTCTTAGCGGTATCGACAACGAGCCCATCAATCTCACATAGCACGACTTCTTTAATCTCAGGGTGCTTGAGAAGCTCTCGCACAGTACCACCATCGCCACCTCCAATGACAACCACTTTTTCTGGCTTATTATGGAGCAGCGCTGGGACATGAGCAATCATTTCGTGATAAACAAACTCGTCTCTCTCGGTGATCATCACTAGACCATCGATTAAAAGCATCCGTCCGTATGCTTCCGTTTCGATCACATCGACGGTTTGAAACTCTGATTGTCCTCTAAAAAGAACATCGCTGACACGATATCCAAAACGCAACGAGGAGTCATCCTCCTCCTGAAACCACAAATGCATGGAGCATGATCCCTTAAGAACTAATATATCTGATGAGGCTATCGACGAGATCGTTCCTGGTTTCGAACGTACTCTAGAAAGGTTGCTTTATCGTCCATAATCGACTGATAGCGACCGTGGCTCATCCGCCCCTTGCGTCCATTGCGATTGTTACCTGAGGTGGAATTTCCAGAACGATTATTCACGTTTTGCGATGGCGTAGAACGCATTTGATTTTTACGCTCAACAATTTCCCATGCACGAAGAACAACGCTTTCTGCAAGCAGTTCGCTTACAAAGTCCTCAAGGCTGATACCTTCTTCAACCGCCTGCTTATTTAGTTTCTTCATAAGCGCACTAGACAAATTTACTTGAAGCAAGTTTTCGTCGCGCTCCAACTTAGGCTCGACGATCTCTTCGACCTTTTTTTCTTCCAAACTCAACTCTTCTTTCACTTCGGGGGTAGCGTTAAAAAACTTCTCTTCTAGTGGAGGATTTGCATCGACAGCAACCACATTCTCTTCTGATTTTACTTTGCTCGAAGAATTCTTGGTAGCTTTCTTTTTGCTAGCTTTCTTCACAGCAGATTTTTTTGCGGTTTTTTTCTTACTCGCAGCTTTCTTTTTAGCTGTGCTCGCAGCTTTCTTCTTGGCGGTAGTCTTAGCTTTTTTCTTAGCCGCAGACTTAGCTTTCTTTACCTTTGCCTTTCCGGACATAACAACTCCAAAAAAAGTTTGGAAAACATCTGATCTCTGCCATCAGGGGATGATAAGATCACCAATTTAGGAAACGAATCGTTCTCTTATTAAACTAGGCTGGAGCGGGAGCTGGCCTATAGATCTTGGGACAAGAATAGTACCTCTATACCCTATCATGTGCCTCAATTTGCCAGCCTAAGTCAAGAACTAAAAGTAAAAATACCCGGATTTGACAAAAGAGTTTTGTAAGCAATCCTATCCCCTTACCTAAGCAGCTTAACCTTGCTTGAAGGTAAAATCTCTATAAAATATAGGAATTGCACCTTGCTCACCCTTAGCCGAGGTATTCCATGAAGCTCACAACGGTCACTTTGATAACTTTCCTGTCTGCTCTTGCTCCCAGTTTCGGAAACTTGCAGGCAAGCAGTATAAATAACAGTAATTCTATCTACTTAGGCCTAGAAAGCCAAGTTCGGTCGTTCGACCCTAGAAACAACGTCGATGCCAACAGCCAGTATCTGGAAAGCCTAGTTCACTGCTCATTGATTGATTTTGACCCTGGTGGAACTACCATGCCGTCACTAGCAATTGACACACCAAGTTGGAGTAAAGATGGCTTAACCATGAAAGTTAAAATTAAAGATGCCGTGAAATTTAGTGATGGGACCACCGTCACTGCAAAAGATGTCGCTGCAACCTACCAGTCTCTGATTTCGGAAAACTTGGCCCGCTCAGGAGCTTTTCGTGGAGTAAAAAGTGTTTCTGCTGAAGGACCGTATACTGTTGCCTTCCAACTCAACGAACCTGACGCAACATTTGAATCAAATTTAGTGGTCGGGATTCTCCCAGAAAAATTCGTTAAGTCAAAAAAAACAGCAGACAAGGACACTCCTGGATGTGGCGCGTACGTCATCGCTGAACAGCAAATCGGTGAACTTACACTAAAGAGAAATTCACAGTACTCCCTAGGCCCCAAGGCTAAGATGGAGCATATTCTGATCAAAGTCGTCAAAAGTGAAAAAACCAGATTTGCGAAGTTAAGAACAGGCGAACTCGATATTGTTCAGAATACGATCAACCGCGATCTCGTCAAAAAAGTGGAAAGGGAGTACCCGCAGCTCACGGTACTACGTCGCCCCGCCTTGAAGACCACCTATCTTGGCTTCAATATGCGCGATTCGATAACGGGCAACCCAAAGGTTCGACAAGCGATTGCAAAGGCCGTGGAAAGACAGCCTATCATCCAGCATATATTGGGAGGTCTCGCGACTCCAGCCCAAACCATGCTGCCACCAGACTCCCCTTTCTACTTTGATGGTCTCAGCAAATCCACCTTAGACCTTGCAGGGGCAAACAAATTACTGGACAAAGCCGGGTTTAAGAAAAAAGGCCGATATCGCTTCACTCTGAGCTACAAGACCACGACAAATGCAACTCGGATCAATATTGCTAGAGCCATTGCTAGTCAGTTGAAGAAGATCGGTATCAAAGTTAAGGTTGAACCCATGGAGTGGGGGCGGTTTAAACAAGATGTAGAAAAAGGCCGCGTACAACTCTGGGGGCTGACTTGGGTAGGCTTCAAAGACCCAGACATCTATCGCTACGCATTCGCCAGCGATAGCACGCCACCGAACGGAGGCAACCGCGGCTGGTACTCTAACCCTACTTTGGACAAGCTACTAGCAGAGGGGCGTCAGACGTTTAACCCAGAGGAACGCCGTGCGACCTATCACAAGGTACAGAAGATTCTAGATGAAGATAAACCTTATATATTCCTCTGGCATGAAGAAAATTTCGCTATTGTTAACAAAAAGGTCAAAGGCTTTGAAATCTATGCTGATGGCCGCTTCAACGCCCTAACTAAAGCTAGCAAGCAATAAAATGAATAATGAGGCTCTATGCTCGCCTACTCAATAAAACGAATCTTGAGCCTAATTCCGGTCACTCTCGGAGTTGTTATAATCATTTCCGTGATGACCCACCTCGTGCCCGGTGATCCCGTGGACGCGATTCTTGGTGACTATGCGACCCAAGAGGATAAAGATGCTCTCAGATCCAAACTCGGCTTGGATCAACCCATCCCACAACAGATTAGTGGCTATATCGGGAAGCTGCTTCAGGGTGATCTAGGCACCAGTCACATCTATAGCAGGCCAGTTGCTGACATGATCACTGAACGACTGCCAGCCACAGTTGAACTAGCTCTCAGCTCGCTCCTAGTCGCTCTCTTAATTGCTATACCGGCTGGAACCATCAGTGCCATGCGTAAAGGCACCCTTACAGACCTAACGGCCATGAGCTTTGCTATCGCCGGGGTAGCAATGCCAAACTTTTGGCTCGGACCTTTGCTCGTCTTGCTTTTTTCAGTAGAGCTTGGCTGGCTCCCCGTATCCGAGAAAAGCGATTGGAGCAGCTATATTCTACCTTCCCTAACTATGGGAACCGCCCTGGCGGCGGCTTTGAGTCGCATCACTCGAAATTCATTACTCGATACTCTAGGAGAGGATTTTGTAAGAACCGCAAGGGCCAAAGGTTGCAGCAACAAGCAAACCCTAGTGAACCATGTCTTCCGCAATGCTTCACTCCCTCTCGTCACCGTTGTTGGTTTGCAATTTGGCGTGTTATTAACTGGCGCTGTAATCACTGAAAAAATATTCGATTGGCCGGGTGTCGGCAGCCTACTTTTGGAGGGCATTCAAACAAGGGACTACCCCATCATCCAGGGTTGTGTATTGATTTTCTCTAGCTCTTATCTTTTTGTTAACTTTGCAACTGATATTCTTTACGGCCTTGTCGATCCTAGAATATCTCTAAGAAAGTAGGTTATGTCGGAACCTTCTCCTCAAAAGCAGCGTTGGGGCATCCTGTTTGGGAATCCTCGTTTTTTGCTAGGCATTTCCTTCGTGATTCTGACTCTAGTTATGGCACTTCTGGCCCCCTACATTAGCCCCTACGAAATCGATGATGGCGATTTCACCAATCGATTGTGCGCTCCTAGTGGGGATCATTGGTTAGGCTGTGATGTCAATGGCGCTGATATACTCACCATCATGCTATGGGGGGCTAGAACTTCGCTTTACGTGGGATTCTTAACCGTAGCCCTGTCTGTATTTGTCGGTGTAGGAGTTGGCCTGGTGAGCGGCTACTACGGGGGGGCTATCGATGGCATTCTCATGAGAATCGTTGATATATTTATGGCTTTCCCAGGCATCCTACTTGCTATGTGCCTGACCGCACTGCTAGGGCCCAGCTTAAATACGGTAATCTTTGCTATTTCTGCAACCGGTTGGACGAGCGCTGCAAGGCTTGTTCGCGGCCAAGTACTCTCCATTCGCGAACGAGAATTTGTGCTCGCCAGCCAAGCTTTTGGTGCACAAGCAACACGGTTAATGCTCAAGCATATTCTACCCCATACACTAACTCCCCTGATCGTTCATGGAACGTTCTCCCTATCAGGCGTGATTATCGTTGAGGCTGGACTCAGTTATCTTGGCCTCGGAGCCCAAGACTCGACCCTTACCTGGGGTGCCTTGCTTGGCCAAAGTAGCGAGATCGAGCTGAGCCAAGGCCTCCATTTAACTTTGATTCCCGGAGCCGCGATTTTCATGCTCGTGATGTCTCTCAACTTTATCGGCGATGCTCTGCGAGATGTTTTGGACCCCAAGTCTTTGCGAGAACTCAACTGATTAAAACTGGAGCCCCTGGCTTGGATTCTGTACAATAAGTCTAATGATGGAAAAACTGGGAGCAACCATGAACGGTAAAATCCTTGTGGTCGACGATTCTATGACTGCTCGCAAACTTGTTGTCGACTGCCTTGTCGAGCAAGGCTGTGACGTGATTGAGGCCGTTGATGGCAAAGACGGCTTGGCCAAAATTCAGGAAAATACAGATATTAATCTAATTTTTAGTGATATCAACATGCCTTGGCTATCAGGGCTAGAGATGGTGTCAGAAATCAAGAAGCTGCCTAATCTCGCTCAAATTCCCATCTGCATGCTGACTACCGAAAGTGGTACTGAGTCTGTTGCAGAGGCGAAGAAACTTGGTGTCGATGCTTTTCTAGTGAAGCCTGTTCAAAAAGAACAGCTCATCATGGTCTTAGAAGGTTACCTTAAGGCTGCTGGTTAGCAGCTGTGGGCAACCATGACTCCGGATTTTCTACCATGTACTTAACCAGGCTGTTTCTAAGGTGATCATCGAAGGTTTTAGGCTGGAGGCGGTCCATAACTTCAACGATGATTTTCTTTTTCTCTGGATCGAGCGTATTGATGTAAGCGTTCTTCAGTGCCACATACTTTTCCGGTACCTGCTTTCTAAGCCTCGCCAGCTCTTCAGTTGCTGCCTTCTTTAAATTACTTGGGTATCGCGCTGGCCCACTATCCTGCACTGGTTGCTCAGCGGGCTTGCTCGTTGGTGGCTGAACTGTCGGTGTTTTTCGCTCCACTACTGGAATCGTTGGCTGGCCTAAACTTTGTAGCTCAGCAAAATATCGATAGACTTCGCTGGTGCTCTGCGTCTTAGGGCTCACTAGCGTGAGGCCACTTACATCTTCAAGGTCTCTGAGAAAGTTATCATCTTCACGAACAAGATTACAAAACTGCTCGAATCTCTCTGATACTGACTGGGATTCACTAGTCACAGCAAGCTTGATATAGTCCCGATCAGCATGGGATGCCGGGATTGGAAAACCATGGCCAGGTAATTGACGGATGACCCACTCAAAAAACAGGCAAGACAGCATCACAGGCAAGTTCCCATGGATAAGTCCACGGTAGTCTTGCATCCCGTTCACACCTTGTAGTTCGCGCCATACCTTGCCAAGCTCTTCCGCGAGTTCAGCTTTAAAAATGGGCCCTAGCAAGACTCTCGTAATGTTGGGTAGGTTCTGCTCAAATATCGCGTCCCTCAAGTAGACTCCAACTTTGCTTTGATAGCTGCTAGCATCAATCTGATTTAGATACTCTGGCCCAGCTTGCCAAACGAGAGCAAAGTCATCCTGATCAGGGCCTAAAGCAAGGTACTCGTCATCAAGATCGAAGCTCAGAAGACCGTGTTCCATCAACTTACGGCCAAGCCGCTCTAAAACTCTCTGGCGAATGCGATGCGCAGACCATTGACTGCTCTTACCACGGGCCTTAGGTAGCTCTAGGTCTTTGAACAGTTCTGGAATGCTGTTGCCAAATACACCATCGAGACGGAGCCAACGATTCTCCCATTGCATGCTTTTTTCAACCCGCAGCAGTAGAATTTGCTCCAATCCCTGCAAGTCCAACCAGATCGACTGCCACAATCCCAGTGGCCCATGAGACCCAAGGTGCCGTTGGGCTCGTGGTTTCTTAGAAACAAGTCGCTCCAGTTCTGAGTACGGCTCACCTAAACCAAACGCTAGCTCGGCTCCAAGTGGTGCAAGGCCAAGCTCGATCACGAGCCCATTATAGTAGCCCTTGCGCCGCCATGCCTCGCCATCAAATAGAGGTATTACATCAAAGCCTTCAGACTTATTGCCACTAAGTAAACGCAGACCTGTTAAAATTTGAAGAATACGTTCGAAGGAAAATATCCGCGATCTTGAGGTAGACGAAACAAATTTTCTATGCTGAACCGGATCGAGTAGAATCGTCCGCCGGCCAGCAAGCAATTGCTTCTGTATATTCGAAAGTACGATGCTGAGCGCGCTGAGTTCAACTGCATTGAGCGCTGGTGTGAGACCGCTGTCACAAGACAACTCAAGCGGAGTCAGAAACGGAGCTTTCGACGACGAAGCCACCTCGTAGGATCGGACCCACCAAGAGGGATTCATAAACATTGTACCGAAGCTCGTTTGATTCATAGGACTCACTAACCCATAGCAACAAAAGTAAGTCGTTAAGACGCACTAGTTAAATAGACCAGGCCGGTACTCTAATACATGTGGTAATTATTTTAAAGAACTGACTCAAGCATTCTGACCCCTAAAGGCCAATAGACACCAGCTTGCTTCTAGGATTGCCTCCAAAGAGCTTCCACCTGCTCTTGGGCTTTTTTTAAGTCATTGGCTGAAATTCGACATAAGACATAGATTCGATAGGACTCCTCGGCTTGGATCTGCCCCACTGCTTGAATCTTTTC
This region of Pseudobacteriovorax antillogorgiicola genomic DNA includes:
- the speE gene encoding polyamine aminopropyltransferase; translation: MHLWFQEEDDSSLRFGYRVSDVLFRGQSEFQTVDVIETEAYGRMLLIDGLVMITERDEFVYHEMIAHVPALLHNKPEKVVVIGGGDGGTVRELLKHPEIKEVVLCEIDGLVVDTAKKYFPQTAACLSDPRVSVKIADGIAYLKDHQPDSLDLVIIDSTDPIGPGEGLFTKDFYKSVARALKSDGLMVCQSESPWYEENIHQRIQNNLSAGFAHTKPYVGCVPTYPRGLWSWTMAAQYEINPENYSCERFNKLPTEDFQYLNEALMLACFALPNFFKRKLGLK
- a CDS encoding ABC transporter permease translates to MLAYSIKRILSLIPVTLGVVIIISVMTHLVPGDPVDAILGDYATQEDKDALRSKLGLDQPIPQQISGYIGKLLQGDLGTSHIYSRPVADMITERLPATVELALSSLLVALLIAIPAGTISAMRKGTLTDLTAMSFAIAGVAMPNFWLGPLLVLLFSVELGWLPVSEKSDWSSYILPSLTMGTALAAALSRITRNSLLDTLGEDFVRTARAKGCSNKQTLVNHVFRNASLPLVTVVGLQFGVLLTGAVITEKIFDWPGVGSLLLEGIQTRDYPIIQGCVLIFSSSYLFVNFATDILYGLVDPRISLRK
- a CDS encoding ABC transporter permease — protein: MSEPSPQKQRWGILFGNPRFLLGISFVILTLVMALLAPYISPYEIDDGDFTNRLCAPSGDHWLGCDVNGADILTIMLWGARTSLYVGFLTVALSVFVGVGVGLVSGYYGGAIDGILMRIVDIFMAFPGILLAMCLTALLGPSLNTVIFAISATGWTSAARLVRGQVLSIREREFVLASQAFGAQATRLMLKHILPHTLTPLIVHGTFSLSGVIIVEAGLSYLGLGAQDSTLTWGALLGQSSEIELSQGLHLTLIPGAAIFMLVMSLNFIGDALRDVLDPKSLRELN
- the orn gene encoding oligoribonuclease — translated: MAPTIDSHNLVWIDMEMSGLDPDTDVILEVATIITDKDLNILAEGPVLPIKQKPELFHTMDEWNRTHHTKSGLWQKVVDSEITLEQAENETLAFIESYTEPKTSPLCGNSIAQDRLFIMKYMPLINNHLHYRMIDVSTIKELAKRWYPDAPKSPEKQNKHRALDDIRESIEELRFYRQCLFVEKTGPN
- a CDS encoding response regulator, producing the protein MNGKILVVDDSMTARKLVVDCLVEQGCDVIEAVDGKDGLAKIQENTDINLIFSDINMPWLSGLEMVSEIKKLPNLAQIPICMLTTESGTESVAEAKKLGVDAFLVKPVQKEQLIMVLEGYLKAAG
- a CDS encoding M14 family zinc carboxypeptidase, which codes for MNRLLAFTLLILPIASALSQTRVTIKQSTVSELTGKQSKSVQGRNIDVFTAKIPGNERTPYRFFLQAGLHGNESLTTDFVHWLIGRLRSGVSPLSKLPAGSEIDLIPEANPDSSKRYRNNANNVNLNRNFSILWGVSKEPMGDKPFSEPETQAIKRLFGKRKYISAIDIHGYLNWVILPSDIGKSVKQSPLNYDRWSSAAETHSEELPGYFLKKAGELGDGGAFEDWAYWDQNVYALCLEMRYPFRHFRYRHHQNFDSFASYETYIFKMFETSIKLQPNPLQYAFDVIPSDPWSNVSPTEIPAH
- a CDS encoding ABC transporter substrate-binding protein — translated: MKLTTVTLITFLSALAPSFGNLQASSINNSNSIYLGLESQVRSFDPRNNVDANSQYLESLVHCSLIDFDPGGTTMPSLAIDTPSWSKDGLTMKVKIKDAVKFSDGTTVTAKDVAATYQSLISENLARSGAFRGVKSVSAEGPYTVAFQLNEPDATFESNLVVGILPEKFVKSKKTADKDTPGCGAYVIAEQQIGELTLKRNSQYSLGPKAKMEHILIKVVKSEKTRFAKLRTGELDIVQNTINRDLVKKVEREYPQLTVLRRPALKTTYLGFNMRDSITGNPKVRQAIAKAVERQPIIQHILGGLATPAQTMLPPDSPFYFDGLSKSTLDLAGANKLLDKAGFKKKGRYRFTLSYKTTTNATRINIARAIASQLKKIGIKVKVEPMEWGRFKQDVEKGRVQLWGLTWVGFKDPDIYRYAFASDSTPPNGGNRGWYSNPTLDKLLAEGRQTFNPEERRATYHKVQKILDEDKPYIFLWHEENFAIVNKKVKGFEIYADGRFNALTKASKQ